Proteins encoded within one genomic window of Rossellomorea vietnamensis:
- a CDS encoding DRTGG domain-containing protein, with protein sequence MATKHEQILEYIDTLPVGEKISVRQIAKALTVSEGTAYRAIKDAETKGYVSTIERVGTIRIEQKKKENIEKLTYAEVVNIIDGQVLGGRSGLHKMLNKFVIGAMKLEAMMRYTEAGNLLIIGNRNQAQEHALRAGAAVLITGGFDADEDVKKLADELELPIISTSYDTFTVATMINRAIYDQLIKKEIVLVEDILTKVDDTIYLHLDDTLEEWYEKNQYTFHSRFPVVDRNLKVHGMVTSKDVMGQEKYAGIDKIMTKQPITVSPNTSVASAAHIMIWEGIELLPVVNEQNKLQGIISRQDVLKALQMIQRQPQVGETIDDLISNAVEVVGEKKDNKEIYQFAVTPQMTTGIGTLSYGVFTTLMTEAANRALKPYKKGDLVIENMTIYFIKPVQMESILEIHPKVLDVGRKFGKVDVEVYNEGVLMGKSLMICQLIDRH encoded by the coding sequence TTGGCTACAAAACACGAACAAATACTGGAGTACATAGATACCCTGCCTGTCGGAGAAAAGATCTCCGTCCGCCAGATCGCAAAAGCACTGACCGTCAGCGAAGGAACGGCATACCGGGCGATCAAAGATGCCGAAACGAAAGGCTACGTCAGCACCATCGAACGCGTCGGGACGATTCGGATTGAACAGAAAAAGAAAGAAAATATCGAGAAGCTTACCTACGCAGAAGTGGTCAACATCATCGATGGACAAGTACTCGGTGGACGATCCGGCCTGCATAAGATGCTCAACAAGTTTGTCATTGGAGCCATGAAACTTGAAGCCATGATGAGATACACGGAAGCGGGGAACCTCCTCATCATCGGGAACCGGAACCAGGCTCAGGAACACGCATTGCGTGCAGGAGCAGCCGTCCTGATCACCGGTGGATTCGATGCAGACGAAGACGTCAAGAAGCTCGCGGATGAACTCGAACTCCCGATCATCTCCACTTCCTATGACACGTTTACCGTTGCCACCATGATCAACCGTGCGATTTACGATCAGCTCATCAAAAAAGAGATCGTGTTAGTGGAAGACATTTTAACCAAAGTGGATGATACGATTTATCTGCATCTGGATGACACGCTGGAAGAATGGTACGAAAAGAATCAGTACACATTCCACAGCCGTTTTCCGGTCGTGGACCGAAACTTGAAGGTCCATGGTATGGTGACATCAAAAGACGTTATGGGACAGGAAAAGTATGCAGGGATCGATAAAATCATGACGAAGCAGCCGATCACCGTCAGCCCGAACACGAGCGTCGCATCCGCCGCACACATCATGATTTGGGAAGGGATCGAATTACTTCCTGTCGTTAATGAACAGAATAAACTGCAGGGGATCATCAGCCGTCAGGATGTCCTGAAAGCTCTGCAAATGATCCAGCGTCAGCCACAGGTCGGGGAAACGATCGATGACCTCATCTCAAATGCAGTCGAAGTAGTAGGGGAGAAGAAAGACAACAAAGAAATCTACCAATTTGCCGTTACACCGCAGATGACCACGGGGATCGGGACGCTTTCCTATGGTGTTTTCACCACCTTAATGACAGAAGCGGCCAACCGTGCACTGAAGCCATACAAAAAAGGCGACCTCGTCATCGAAAACATGACTATTTACTTTATCAAGCCTGTCCAAATGGAAAGCATACTCGAAATCCATCCAAAGGTACTCGACGTCGGGAGAAAATTTGGTAAAGTGGATGTAGAAGTATATAACGAAGGCGTGCTCATGGGGAAATCCCTAATGATTTGTCAGCTGATTGATCGACATTAG
- a CDS encoding TOMM precursor leader peptide-binding protein, producing MSSFVVIVGEGMLSDRVCAQMSAQYPVFRQKTVETRFPANTDLVLVLDDTWNPAVHQMAEEVMRGAGVPWLRGFVSFGEGIIGPLVSPDTPGCSQCADLRRLLGGKERHEMREVQGKLAEVGGMTKDPWASNTGLSHMAHIIAAEAYRVLEGAKPRSQGKVCLTDLKTLKSSWHSFVPDSLCPNCSQVPEDSPELACVSLKPSPKIRADSFRCTPLDELKSVLVNDYLDNRTGLFNSKMYDLVTPFADASVNMPMISGGDEGTAGRTQAYSDSELTAILEGLERHCGLEARGKRTVVHDSYRNVEEHALNPLEVGVHTDEQYAMPGFPFEKFDPDRRIDWVWGYSLIEERPILVPELLAYYSLGCGSSGFVYETSNGCALGGSREEAIFYGIMEVVERDSFLMTWYAELGLPRLDPFTAEDDELQLMIERMRAVAGYDLFLYNSTMEHGIPSVFAMAKNQKETGLNIILAAGAHLDPVRAAKSAIQELAGMMLNLDEKLEKNKANYEKMLYDDSLVRQMDDHGMLYGLPQAEERFSFLQDRPLRSFQEEFKWNSRHADLTDDLKDILGKFRSRNLNVIVVDQTAPELEKNGLHCVKVLIPGMLPMTFGHHLTRLTGLDRVLNVPAELGYTDRPLTVHELNQKPHPFP from the coding sequence ATGAGTTCTTTCGTAGTGATTGTAGGGGAGGGAATGCTTTCGGACCGTGTATGTGCGCAAATGTCAGCACAGTATCCCGTTTTCAGGCAAAAGACCGTTGAAACGAGATTCCCGGCAAATACAGATTTAGTACTGGTATTGGATGACACATGGAATCCAGCTGTCCATCAAATGGCAGAAGAAGTCATGAGGGGCGCTGGGGTTCCATGGCTGAGAGGCTTCGTTTCGTTTGGAGAGGGGATCATCGGCCCACTGGTTTCGCCCGACACACCGGGATGCTCACAATGTGCCGATCTGAGACGTCTCCTTGGTGGAAAGGAACGGCATGAGATGCGGGAGGTGCAGGGGAAACTTGCTGAAGTAGGGGGAATGACGAAAGATCCGTGGGCTTCGAATACCGGATTATCGCATATGGCTCACATCATCGCTGCAGAAGCTTATCGGGTCCTGGAAGGTGCAAAGCCACGTTCCCAAGGGAAGGTATGTTTGACCGATTTGAAAACATTGAAGAGCTCCTGGCATTCATTCGTACCTGATTCGTTATGCCCGAACTGCAGTCAGGTCCCGGAAGATTCACCGGAATTAGCTTGTGTTTCCCTCAAGCCGAGTCCGAAGATCCGAGCCGACAGTTTCCGATGTACTCCTTTGGATGAATTGAAATCAGTTCTTGTAAACGATTATCTGGATAACCGAACCGGGCTTTTTAACAGCAAGATGTATGACCTGGTGACGCCATTTGCTGATGCGAGCGTCAATATGCCGATGATCTCTGGTGGTGATGAAGGGACGGCTGGACGGACTCAAGCTTACTCAGACAGTGAGCTGACCGCCATCCTTGAAGGGTTGGAGCGTCACTGTGGATTGGAGGCGCGGGGTAAACGGACGGTTGTCCATGACAGCTACCGGAACGTGGAGGAACATGCATTGAATCCTCTGGAGGTCGGCGTGCACACCGACGAACAGTACGCCATGCCGGGATTCCCATTTGAAAAGTTCGATCCTGACAGGAGGATCGACTGGGTGTGGGGATACTCCCTCATCGAAGAGCGGCCGATTCTCGTCCCAGAGCTCCTTGCCTACTACAGTCTGGGCTGCGGTTCGTCCGGTTTTGTCTATGAAACATCCAACGGCTGTGCCCTTGGGGGAAGCAGGGAGGAAGCGATTTTCTACGGAATCATGGAGGTCGTCGAACGGGATTCCTTTTTGATGACCTGGTATGCAGAGCTGGGTCTGCCTCGTCTCGATCCGTTTACTGCAGAAGATGATGAGCTCCAGTTAATGATTGAACGGATGCGGGCGGTCGCAGGGTATGATCTCTTTTTATACAACTCTACCATGGAGCACGGAATCCCAAGCGTTTTTGCCATGGCTAAAAACCAGAAAGAAACGGGATTGAATATAATCCTTGCGGCAGGTGCACATCTGGATCCGGTTAGAGCGGCCAAGAGCGCGATTCAGGAGCTTGCCGGGATGATGCTGAATCTGGATGAAAAGTTGGAGAAGAACAAGGCGAACTATGAAAAGATGCTGTACGATGATTCCCTCGTGAGACAGATGGATGATCACGGTATGCTGTATGGATTGCCCCAGGCCGAGGAACGTTTCAGCTTTTTACAGGATCGGCCTCTGAGAAGTTTCCAGGAGGAATTCAAATGGAATTCCCGTCACGCGGATCTGACGGATGATCTGAAGGATATCCTTGGAAAATTTCGAAGCCGGAACCTTAATGTCATCGTCGTGGACCAAACGGCACCGGAACTTGAAAAGAACGGACTACACTGCGTGAAGGTCCTGATACCCGGCATGCTTCCCATGACGTTCGGTCACCACCTTACACGTCTGACAGGATTGGATAGGGTCCTGAACGTCCCGGCAGAACTTGGGTATACCGACCGGCCATTGACAGTACATGAGCTCAATCAAAAACCGCATCCGTTTCCTTAA
- a CDS encoding heterocycloanthracin/sonorensin family bacteriocin, with translation MNNFHNELQNLNVGDFQATQPVSWDQNMYDPNDERLFLGLGGCFGFGFACFFSCFGCGGCFRCGGCGGCFRCGGCGRCGGCGRCGRCGR, from the coding sequence ATGAATAATTTTCATAATGAACTTCAGAATTTGAATGTAGGTGATTTCCAGGCAACACAGCCCGTTTCCTGGGATCAGAATATGTATGATCCGAACGACGAACGACTTTTCCTTGGATTGGGAGGCTGTTTCGGCTTTGGATTCGCATGCTTCTTTAGCTGCTTCGGGTGTGGTGGATGCTTCCGTTGCGGTGGTTGCGGAGGATGCTTCCGCTGTGGAGGATGTGGACGATGTGGCGGTTGCGGCAGATGTGGACGCTGCGGTCGTTAA
- a CDS encoding putative thiazole-containing bacteriocin maturation protein gives MEKLNPSMRLKVKRDTFYLPERDSGVYFRNNTCSFRMEGSGIDQWVEKLLPMFNGEYSLEELTNGLPDPYRNRVMEIAEVLFKNGFVRDVSRDLPHDLPQHAVEKFASQIEFVDSLTDSAASRFETYRHANVLAAGSGTILTSLVSSLIESGLTKLQVLVTEEVPTNRRRLKELVYHARKTDPEVELYEVEFSGSGWRETIRPYDSILYVTQNESLEELDLLHAICRADQKLLIPAICHKQTCIAGPIIHPDSEAGWESAWRRLHGTALQKKEEYHAESAVPGAMMANIITFELFKEMTGVTKPDQRNRLFLLDTETLEGSWHSFLPHPLETNIGAEPVQNLDTRLEQGAERSDPEKLLYFFSLLTSKETGIFHVWEEGDTKQLPMAQCRVQPVDGRSEGPAELLDEVVCSAFTHAEARREAGLRGIERYASRLGSMVVPHDTGEFMAFCTGATFSECVDRGLQECLTDALRKRESVQKKTISRLELEVVEDETCRFYLKALTTMQKEPDIGLGEDLHGFPVVYVRGRNGWYGNTGFTITKALRNSLQQALFQAQNGTDAIDAHPVAVILEKENVKRIIIPAGEDRVEPGHLKEALHTLKVNQKQVTVYELDMEPAFRQELEGVFGVLLREEEVK, from the coding sequence ATGGAAAAATTGAACCCTTCGATGCGTTTAAAAGTGAAGAGGGATACGTTTTACCTCCCGGAGCGGGACAGCGGTGTGTATTTCCGGAATAACACATGCTCTTTCCGTATGGAGGGAAGCGGCATTGATCAATGGGTGGAGAAGCTGTTACCGATGTTCAATGGGGAGTACTCCCTTGAGGAATTGACGAACGGACTGCCTGATCCTTATCGAAACAGGGTCATGGAAATAGCAGAGGTGTTATTTAAGAATGGATTTGTTCGGGACGTAAGCAGGGACCTGCCACACGACCTGCCTCAACATGCGGTGGAAAAGTTCGCATCACAGATTGAGTTCGTCGATAGTTTGACAGACTCAGCTGCTTCACGGTTTGAAACCTATCGTCATGCCAATGTCCTGGCAGCGGGATCTGGCACCATTCTGACTTCATTGGTTTCCTCACTCATTGAATCCGGGTTGACGAAGCTGCAGGTGCTCGTGACTGAAGAGGTACCTACGAACAGACGCAGGCTCAAGGAATTAGTGTATCATGCCCGGAAAACCGATCCCGAGGTAGAGCTTTATGAAGTGGAATTCAGTGGATCCGGGTGGCGTGAGACGATAAGGCCTTACGATTCGATCTTATATGTGACTCAAAACGAAAGCCTCGAGGAACTCGACCTTCTTCATGCCATTTGCCGGGCAGATCAAAAACTGTTGATTCCGGCGATTTGTCACAAGCAGACCTGTATCGCAGGACCCATCATCCATCCTGACTCCGAGGCGGGGTGGGAATCTGCCTGGAGGCGGCTCCACGGGACTGCCTTGCAAAAAAAAGAGGAGTACCATGCTGAGTCGGCAGTGCCTGGTGCAATGATGGCGAACATAATTACATTTGAACTATTCAAAGAAATGACAGGAGTGACAAAACCGGATCAGCGAAACCGGCTCTTTCTGCTGGATACCGAAACACTTGAAGGAAGCTGGCATTCCTTTTTGCCTCATCCCCTGGAAACCAACATTGGAGCTGAACCGGTTCAGAACCTTGATACCAGGCTGGAACAGGGGGCAGAAAGGTCGGATCCTGAAAAACTGCTGTATTTCTTCAGTCTGCTGACGTCTAAAGAGACGGGGATTTTTCATGTATGGGAGGAAGGGGATACAAAGCAGCTTCCGATGGCTCAATGCCGTGTGCAGCCAGTCGATGGACGGTCTGAAGGTCCGGCAGAACTCTTGGATGAGGTGGTCTGCAGTGCTTTTACCCATGCAGAGGCCCGTCGAGAAGCAGGGTTAAGGGGAATAGAGAGGTATGCTTCAAGATTGGGGAGTATGGTGGTCCCACATGATACCGGAGAATTCATGGCGTTCTGTACAGGGGCAACGTTCTCAGAATGCGTGGATCGAGGCCTGCAGGAATGTTTGACGGATGCATTGAGGAAAAGAGAATCTGTTCAAAAGAAAACCATTTCCCGTCTTGAATTAGAAGTAGTTGAGGATGAAACATGCCGTTTTTATCTAAAGGCACTGACGACGATGCAAAAGGAACCTGACATCGGGTTAGGGGAAGACTTGCATGGATTTCCGGTTGTCTATGTTCGTGGAAGAAATGGCTGGTACGGAAATACCGGTTTCACGATCACCAAGGCGCTGAGGAACTCCCTGCAGCAAGCACTCTTCCAAGCCCAGAACGGTACGGATGCAATCGATGCACATCCTGTTGCCGTTATTTTGGAGAAAGAGAATGTAAAGAGAATCATCATTCCGGCGGGTGAAGATAGGGTGGAGCCTGGTCATCTGAAAGAAGCTCTCCACACTTTGAAAGTGAATCAGAAACAGGTAACGGTGTATGAACTGGATATGGAACCTGCATTCAGGCAGGAGCTGGAAGGCGTATTTGGTGTGCTGCTGCGAGAGGAGGAAGTGAAATGA
- a CDS encoding YtpI family protein — protein sequence MYFLALLIVVAFTFYIFYKIRQVRTRRPMEKKWLSAKASIALGLFVALFGINQLFLFPGTLTYFIGTLFILLGLGSCWAGYKMYKHVLPFAQREAKELDNQ from the coding sequence ATGTATTTTCTCGCATTACTGATCGTCGTCGCGTTCACCTTCTATATTTTCTATAAAATAAGACAAGTGCGGACACGGCGACCGATGGAAAAGAAATGGTTATCGGCGAAAGCAAGCATTGCCCTTGGGCTGTTCGTTGCCCTGTTCGGGATCAATCAGCTGTTTTTATTCCCTGGTACGCTGACGTATTTCATCGGCACGCTGTTCATCCTTTTGGGACTTGGTAGCTGCTGGGCTGGATATAAAATGTACAAGCATGTGCTTCCTTTTGCACAGAGGGAAGCGAAGGAACTGGATAACCAATAA
- a CDS encoding DHH family phosphoesterase — MKEQILNLIKQYETIIVHRHVRPDPDAYGSQGGLVEMLKASFPEKNIYAVGKEEETLHYLKRLDDIEDSVFEGALIIVCDTANEERICDRRYKLGDLLVKIDHHPNEDAYGDHLWIDTTASSVSEMIYEFYQFGKDKGLTLPDSGARLLFAGIVGDTGRFLYPSTTQKTFDIAGELIRYDFDRNELFNKMYEVDSNVTKLNGYVLQNFEMDQDGCGMMVMTKDILEEHAVVPSEASLLVSTLGNVKGMKAWVFFIEEHDQIRVRLRSKGPVINTIAKKYNGGGHPLAAGASIYSWEEKEEVMKDLREVCRNH, encoded by the coding sequence ATGAAAGAACAAATCCTGAACCTCATCAAACAATATGAAACGATCATTGTACATAGACATGTCCGCCCTGATCCGGATGCATACGGATCCCAGGGAGGACTCGTAGAAATGCTGAAAGCCTCTTTTCCTGAGAAAAACATTTATGCCGTCGGAAAAGAAGAGGAAACCCTCCATTACTTAAAGCGACTCGACGACATTGAAGATTCCGTTTTCGAAGGGGCCCTGATCATCGTCTGTGATACAGCAAACGAAGAGCGGATCTGTGACCGTCGCTACAAACTCGGCGATCTGCTTGTGAAAATCGATCACCATCCAAACGAAGATGCATACGGAGATCACCTGTGGATCGATACCACGGCAAGCTCCGTCAGTGAAATGATCTATGAATTTTACCAGTTTGGAAAAGACAAAGGATTGACCCTGCCTGATTCAGGGGCACGCCTCCTGTTCGCAGGGATTGTCGGCGATACGGGAAGATTCCTGTATCCAAGCACCACCCAGAAGACGTTTGATATTGCCGGTGAATTGATCCGATATGATTTTGACCGTAATGAATTATTCAATAAAATGTATGAAGTTGATTCCAATGTCACGAAGCTTAATGGGTATGTGCTGCAGAATTTTGAAATGGATCAGGATGGCTGCGGTATGATGGTTATGACGAAGGATATCCTTGAAGAGCACGCGGTTGTACCATCTGAAGCATCCCTGCTTGTCAGTACATTAGGGAATGTGAAAGGCATGAAAGCATGGGTCTTCTTTATTGAAGAACATGATCAAATCAGGGTTCGTCTTCGCTCGAAGGGTCCTGTCATCAACACGATTGCCAAAAAGTACAACGGTGGAGGTCATCCGCTGGCGGCTGGCGCATCGATTTATTCATGGGAAGAGAAAGAAGAAGTGATGAAGGATTTACGGGAAGTGTGCAGGAATCACTAA
- a CDS encoding alpha/beta fold hydrolase: MGNGTIYKSDGKRRISQHYDHYLKSFDFDVEQIYVDTSYGKTHILVAGPPEGKPIFIFQGGNCINPMTLSWFLPLADKYRVYAPDTIGHPGYSDESRISAKDNSFAQWIKELMDYFNIASSAFVGPSYGAGIILRLATFMPDKIDCSVLVSPAGIGLGSKIRMMKDILLPLVLFNSTSSQKYLNKITDTMSDHSMREMDKKIIGDVFKYIRLEQEMPKLTTKEELSHYNSPTLIIGGRKDIFFPESRINKAAREIIPNLITFKTYDMGHFPSEEHLIKINNDIVEFLKDHY, encoded by the coding sequence TTGGGGAATGGAACCATATATAAAAGTGATGGGAAAAGACGTATTAGTCAACATTACGATCATTATCTAAAGTCGTTTGATTTTGATGTCGAGCAGATATATGTTGATACAAGTTATGGTAAAACACATATTCTTGTAGCAGGACCACCAGAAGGAAAACCTATTTTTATATTTCAGGGTGGTAATTGTATAAATCCAATGACATTATCTTGGTTTTTACCACTCGCAGATAAATACAGAGTGTATGCACCAGATACGATTGGTCACCCAGGATACAGTGATGAAAGTAGAATTTCTGCGAAGGACAATAGTTTTGCCCAGTGGATCAAGGAACTAATGGATTACTTTAATATAGCCAGTAGTGCATTTGTTGGTCCGTCCTACGGTGCAGGTATTATTTTGAGATTAGCCACATTTATGCCAGACAAAATTGACTGTTCTGTATTGGTATCACCAGCCGGAATAGGATTAGGGTCTAAGATTAGAATGATGAAAGATATCTTACTTCCCCTAGTTTTATTTAATAGTACTTCATCACAAAAGTATCTCAATAAAATCACTGATACTATGTCAGATCATAGTATGAGAGAAATGGATAAAAAAATTATTGGAGATGTATTTAAATATATTAGACTTGAACAAGAAATGCCCAAATTAACGACGAAGGAAGAATTATCACATTATAACTCGCCCACTTTAATCATAGGGGGGAGAAAAGATATCTTTTTTCCTGAAAGTAGAATAAATAAAGCAGCTAGAGAAATCATTCCAAATTTAATTACATTTAAGACTTACGATATGGGACATTTCCCATCTGAAGAACATCTGATAAAAATTAACAATGATATTGTAGAGTTTTTAAAGGATCATTACTAA